One window from the genome of Nicotiana tomentosiformis chromosome 5, ASM39032v3, whole genome shotgun sequence encodes:
- the LOC104084569 gene encoding uncharacterized protein — protein sequence MDSELVLHTGGCHCKKVRWRVYASSSVVAWDCNCSDCSMRRNTHFIVPSERFELLGDSKEFITTYTFGTHTAKHTFCKVCGITSFYIPRSNPDGIAITLRCVDPGTLTHVEFKCFDGQNWEGSYKQTGIASCSKATDEDSK from the coding sequence ATGGATTCTGAGCTGGTACTACATACTGGCGGATGTCACTGTAAAAAAGTAAGATGGCGAGTCTATGCATCATCTAGCGTTGTGGCCTGGGATTGTAACTGCTCAGACTGTTCCATGAGACGAAACACACACTTCATAGTTCCCTCGGAGAGATTTGAACTCCTCGGAGACTCCAAGGAGTTCATCACAACCTATACGTTTGGGACTCACACAGCTAAGCACACCTTCTGCAAAGTTTGTGGTATAACTTCTTTCTACATTCCACGATCGAATCCAGATGGTATAGCCATTACATTAAGGTGTGTCGACCCTGGTACGCTAACTCATGTTGAGTTCAAATGTTTCGATGGACAAAATTGGGAAGGCTCGTACAAGCAAACAGGCATTGCATCTTGCTCAAAGGCAACAGATGAAGATTCAAAGTGA